In Microbacterium sp. 1.5R, the following are encoded in one genomic region:
- a CDS encoding homoserine dehydrogenase: protein MTTEYRRLRVALLGAGAVGSQVAALLLRHGDELADRAGATLELAGIAVRNLDAPRETDLPKELFTTDAESLILGSDIVIELIGGIEPARTSILQAIGSGADVVTANKALLATHGPELFEAADRVGASVYYEAAAAGAIPIIRPLRDSLAGDRVVRIMGIVNGTTNYILDRMDTEGADFADVLADAQRLGYAEADPTADVEGYDAAQKAAILASLAFHTAVPLDAVYREGITTITASMIDEARAAGFVIKLLAVCERIEANGTESISVRVYPALVPTSHPLASVHGANNAVFVEAEAAGSLMFYGAGAGGVQTASAVLGDVVSAARRHIAGGVGVGESTRANLPVVPIGHVTTRYQITLEVSDAPGVLATVAGILSDGSVSVATVVQTVEGEDEPTARLVIGTHRATDAALSATVDALAASSVVERVVSVLRVEGE, encoded by the coding sequence ATGACGACTGAGTATCGACGACTTCGGGTGGCGCTGCTCGGCGCCGGAGCGGTCGGCTCCCAGGTGGCCGCCCTGCTGCTGCGCCACGGCGATGAGCTCGCCGACCGGGCGGGTGCCACGCTGGAGCTGGCCGGCATCGCGGTGCGCAACCTCGATGCGCCGCGCGAGACCGATCTGCCGAAAGAGCTGTTCACGACCGATGCCGAATCGCTGATCCTCGGCTCCGACATCGTGATCGAGCTGATCGGCGGCATCGAGCCCGCCCGCACGAGCATCCTGCAGGCGATCGGCTCCGGTGCCGACGTCGTGACCGCCAACAAGGCGCTGCTGGCCACTCACGGCCCCGAGCTCTTCGAAGCGGCCGACCGCGTGGGCGCATCCGTCTACTATGAGGCCGCCGCCGCCGGTGCCATCCCGATCATCCGCCCGCTGCGCGACTCTCTCGCCGGTGACCGCGTGGTGCGCATCATGGGAATCGTGAACGGCACGACCAACTACATCCTCGACCGCATGGACACCGAGGGCGCCGACTTCGCCGATGTGCTCGCCGACGCGCAGCGTCTCGGATACGCCGAGGCCGACCCGACCGCCGACGTCGAGGGATACGACGCCGCGCAGAAGGCCGCGATCCTCGCGAGCCTCGCCTTCCACACGGCTGTTCCGCTCGACGCCGTGTACCGCGAGGGCATCACGACCATCACCGCGTCGATGATCGATGAGGCGCGCGCAGCCGGCTTCGTCATCAAGCTGCTCGCCGTGTGCGAGCGCATCGAGGCCAACGGCACCGAGTCGATCTCGGTGCGCGTCTACCCGGCCCTCGTGCCGACGTCGCACCCTCTCGCGTCGGTGCACGGCGCCAACAACGCCGTGTTCGTCGAGGCCGAGGCTGCGGGCTCGCTCATGTTCTACGGCGCAGGCGCCGGTGGCGTGCAGACCGCATCCGCCGTGCTCGGAGACGTCGTGTCGGCGGCTCGACGCCACATCGCCGGCGGCGTCGGCGTGGGGGAGTCCACCAGGGCCAACCTCCCGGTGGTGCCGATCGGTCATGTCACCACCCGCTACCAGATCACCCTCGAGGTCTCGGACGCTCCCGGTGTGCTCGCGACCGTTGCCGGCATCCTCAGCGACGGATCGGTCTCCGTCGCGACCGTGGTGCAGACGGTCGAAGGAGAGGACGAGCCCACCGCTCGTCTCGTCATCGGCACGCACCGGGCCACGGACGCCGCGCTCAGCGCCACGGTCGACGCACTCGCCGCCAGCTCTGTCGTCGAGCGGGTCGTCTCGGTGCTCCGCGTGGAAGGCGAGTGA
- the thrB gene encoding homoserine kinase — protein MAAGRTVEVTVPATSANLGPGFDTLGLALSVYDTLLVTELAAGELEIEVSGSGASEIPRDDSNLIVRTIAHVYADVDRAVPGLRIVAENGVPHGRGLGSSGAAVAAGILAAKGLLEGDVEIDDADMLRLATEIEGHPDNVAPALFGGLTIAWVGERGPQHKKLLVHRGVSPLVLVPSYTMSTSKARSLQPPQVSTADAVFNVSRSALLIAALMQSPELLLDATADRLHQDYRAEAMPETQRLVQTLRAAGFAAVVSGAGPSVLVLADGPGSRQDAVELAESTTDTPWDALLLAVDVRGGTVGNRAEGST, from the coding sequence ATGGCGGCAGGGCGCACGGTCGAGGTGACCGTGCCGGCGACCAGCGCCAACCTCGGTCCCGGATTCGACACGCTCGGACTCGCGCTCAGCGTCTACGACACGCTTCTCGTGACCGAGCTCGCCGCCGGCGAGCTCGAGATCGAGGTCTCAGGTTCCGGCGCGAGCGAGATCCCTCGTGACGACTCGAACCTGATCGTCCGCACGATCGCTCACGTGTACGCCGACGTCGATCGCGCCGTCCCGGGCCTGCGCATCGTCGCGGAGAACGGGGTGCCCCATGGGCGCGGACTCGGGTCCTCCGGCGCGGCGGTCGCGGCGGGGATCCTCGCGGCGAAGGGCCTGCTCGAGGGCGACGTCGAGATCGATGACGCCGACATGCTGCGCCTCGCCACCGAGATCGAAGGGCACCCCGACAACGTGGCTCCCGCGCTGTTCGGCGGTCTGACGATCGCCTGGGTCGGCGAACGAGGTCCTCAGCACAAGAAGCTCCTCGTGCACCGCGGCGTCTCGCCGCTCGTGCTCGTTCCGTCGTACACGATGTCGACGTCGAAGGCGCGATCGCTGCAGCCGCCGCAGGTGTCGACGGCCGATGCGGTCTTCAACGTCTCGCGTTCGGCGCTGCTCATCGCCGCGCTGATGCAGAGCCCGGAGCTGCTGCTCGACGCGACCGCCGACCGACTGCATCAGGACTACCGCGCCGAGGCGATGCCCGAGACGCAGCGGCTCGTCCAGACGCTCCGTGCGGCAGGTTTCGCCGCCGTGGTGTCCGGCGCCGGACCCAGCGTGCTGGTTCTCGCAGACGGCCCCGGAAGTCGTCAGGACGCCGTGGAACTCGCGGAATCGACGACCGACACCCCGTGGGACGCGCTGCTGCTCGCGGTCGACGTGCGTGGTGGTACAGTGGGGAATCGAGCGGAGGGCTCCACGTAA